GATCTTGAAAATTTGGATGTGACCCGGATGATAATATGTACAAGTCAGGATCCCGAGTTTTTGATCAACCTTTTTAAAAAAAAGGTTGACTCTATAGGAGAGCCTTTTGATGGTACTAATGTTGTGGGGATGGTGGTTAAGGGATTGGAGAATCTTGAGAAATTTAAAGAGGGAGATATTGTTTATGTCGCCAGATCTTGAAAATTTGGATGTGACCCGGATGATAATATTAGGACCTTCTGCAAAGATAAATCAGGCAGAACTTGTCCAGAAACTCCATATGCTGGAACTTCCACTTACCATTAAGTCAACATGTTACGGAGCTATGGTTCATGGCCCGGAAGATGTTGTCATGGACGCCGTGGAGAAAATAAGGAAATTAGACCCTTACAATATTTTTACTAAGGATAGAGGGTTTCCTCCAGGCGATCCAAGACGATGCAGAGCTAAAAGAGGGGCTGCAAGAGAAGGTTTTCATCAGCTTGAAAAGGAATTTGAGCTTCTTGAAGGTGTAAGTGAAGCGCTTGCAAAGCCCAGGGGAGTGTATGTGGAAAAACCATGTAAAATTGATCCTGAATTGCTTAAAAAGATCATTGAAGAATGTGAATAATTTTTATCTTTTTAACCCATAAAAATAAAGAGGCTTGATAAAATGCAGATAACTCCTTTTTCAACTGGTAAGGAAATAGCGCCATTTGCACTTGCTGTTCACGAGCTTGTACATAAATTGCCCACAACAATGAGGACAAAAAACTCCACGGGAGTTAGAATTGAAGAGGGAAAAATAATTGATTATGAGTATACTGGTCCGGTCTTGGAAAAAGTACTTTCTGAAGGTAGAATAATCCAGGAAATTCCAGAAAGAGGAGTATATAAAGGAATTCCTGTTATCGTTGTACCAATAAAAGAGAATGATGAAGTTATTTGTGCATTAGGACTTGTTGACATAACCAGAGGAGTGTTCAGTGATCTTATGCACATTACAAGAAGACCAGCGGAAATTAAAGAAGAGCCACGGGGGGAGTTTTATTAAAGTAGCTATATTTCCTCCTAACTCCTTAATACTCGCAGATTTAGTTGAAAGAAAGGGGCACGAAGCCCTGGCATTACAAAAGGAAATCAGAAAGAAGGTTATAGATCCTGAAATTGATTCACCACCATTTAACATTACTGAAGAAGAACCTATAAAAGGGCTTAAATATGCGGCAATTGAAGTTCCATCAGGTGTTAGGGGAAGAATGGCCATATTTGGTCCTTTAATTGATGAAGCAGATGCTGCAATTATAATGGAAGAAGCACCATACGGATTTGGATGTGTGGGGTGTGCAAGAACAAATGAACTTTCGATGTACTGTTTAAGAAAGAAAAACATTCCTATTTTAGAACTTCGATACCCAGCATCAAAGGAAGAAGCAATAGAAATGGTAAACACTATTAACACATTCTTAGACAAACTGGAGGAAAAAGATGGTTAAAATAGCACAGTTATCGTGTGGGACAGAATACAGCGGTATTCAAAAGGAGATTGAAAAAGCCGCTCGAACATTTGGTGCTGAAATAGTTATTCCAGAAGCAGATCTGGACTACATTGAGGAAGCATACAATAAATTCGGTTTTACTGCTGCAAGTTCAAGCATACATCTGATGATAGCACGAGCAATATCCCTGGTTGAGGGAAAATCAGATGCAGACGCTGTTTTCATTGCAACATGCTTTAGATGTGCTGAAGGCGCACTTGTAAGAAATGAAATCAGACGTTTTATCCAGCAAAACACAAATTTACCGGTTGTAACTTATTCATTTACAGAAAGAACAAAGGCTGATGAGCTTTTTATAAGAATGGAGGCTTTATCCACCATTGTAGATAGAAAAAGCTTGCTTGCACGTGAAAAACAGGAAGGCCTGACCCTTGGAATAGATTCAGGCTCCACAACCACCAAAGTGGTTTTAATGGAAAATGATAAAATACTTGGAACCGGCTGGGTTCCTACAATCGATGTTATAAAATCTGCTCAAGATGGGATGGATATTGCCTTTCAAGACACAGAATACGGGTTAGATGATATCGATGGAATGGGAGTAACTGGATATGGAAGACTAACCATAGGAAAACATTTTGGTGCGGCATTAATCCAGGAAGAACTGAGTGTAAACTCAAAAGGAGCTGTATACTTGGCAGGTCGGCAGAAAGGTGAAGCTACAGTTCTTGATATTGGTGGAATGGACAATAAGGTTATTACTGTTAACGATGGTATTCCTGATAACTTCACCATGGGGGGGATCTGTGCAGGAGCATCGGGAAGATTCCTTGAAATAACTGCAAGAAGACTGGGGGTGGACATTAGCGAACTTGGAGCCCTGGCATTAAAAGGAAACTTCAAAAAAGCTTTATTAAACAGTTACTGCATAGTATTTGGTATCCAGGATCTGGTCACATCACTTGCTGCTGGAGGTTCAAAGGAAGATGTAGCCGCCGCTGCTTGTTATTCTGTTGCTGAACAGGTTTATGAACAGCAGCTCCAGGAAATCGATGTTCGAGAACCTGTAATTCAGGTTGGGGGGACATCTCTTATAGAAGGACTTGTAGAAGCTGTAAGCACTGTACTGGGTGGTATTGAAATTATCGTACCTGAAAATTCCCAGCATATCGGCGCTGTTGGAGCTGCACTTTTAGTATCTGGACTGGGGAAAAAATAGCTCTGGAGAATTTAAATGTTAGTTGAATGTTATGATCCACAGGGTGCAGAAGTTTATGAGATGATAATAAGGCAGATACTGCAGGATGTACAGATTGGGAGGGCAATAAAGGACATGAAAGTCTTTGTAGACCCCCGAGAACCAGTATTTATAATTGCAGTTAAATATGAAAAGATCACATCTCCAGTTACTATCGATGATTTTACAGAATATAAATACGATGAAAATGAAAATATGACATATATAAGAGTTAAAGATGAAACCTATCTTCCAGAACTGCTTCAAAAACTATGGGAAATAGAGGGGAGAGAAAAAATACGGCAGCCAAGCAGGTTTGAAGTAATTATCAATGATCCAAAGACAGAGCTTAAGGGCCTGGCAATTCACGACCCAAAAGAAGATCTGAAAAAAAGGATATACGACGCCATATTCAGGATTATCCCTGAAGGTTTTAAGGTTATCAGACATTATTCTAAGGAAGATATCATTGCAATGGTATGTTCTGATGAGATTATTAAAGAAGAATGGATTAAAAAGCAGGAAGAAATGATTAAAAGCTTGGAGGATGAGGTATGAGAGAAAGTAAATTTGCCCACATAACAAAGGTACACCCTTGCTTTAACGAGAAAATGCACGATAAAGTTGGAAGAATCCACGTTCCAATTGCACCTAAATGTAATATTCAGTGTAATTTCTGTACAAGAGATATAAACAAATGTGAAGTTCGTCCAGGAGTTACTTCAAGAGTAATGACCGTGGATGATGCGATAGCACATGTAAGAAAGGTTACAGCAGAAATGCCCATATCTGTCGTCGGTGTTGCTGGTCCGGGAGATGCCCTTTTTAATGAAGAAACATTTGAGTTCTTTAAAAGGGCTGGTGAGGAATTTCCAGACCTCATAAAATGTATGAGTACAAATGGACTTTTATTACCCGATAAGGCTGATTTACTGGCCGAACTTAAGATTAATTCAGTTACAGTTACTGTAAATGCTGTTGACCCTGAAATTGGAGAGGAGATTTATGCAGGAGTCTTTTATGATGGAAAGATTTACAGAGGCAGAGAAGGGTTTGAAATACTTTCCAGAAATCAGCTTGAGGGAATAGAAAAGGTGGCTCGAAAGGGAATCGTTATTAAAGTAAATGCAGTGCTGATTCCGGGATTAAATGAAGATCATATCGTGGATATAGCCAGAGAAGCTAAAAAAAGAGGCGCATCACTTATGAATGTAATTCCACTGATACCTCTTAACAAGTTCAAAGACTATGAAAAACCAGGCTGCACACTGATAAGTCAGGTAAGAGACCAGGTTGAGGAGATAATCCCAGTATTTAGAGCATGCAGCCAATGCAGGGCAGATGCATATGGAGTTCCTGGTAAAAAGGACAAACACCTTGATATGACTCCAATGAGCCATTATTAAACTATTTTGGTAGAGGCAGAACATGAAGACAATGTACTGGAAAAATAATCACCTTTTTTTACTGGATCAAACTAAACTACCTGATGAAATCACTTACTTTGAATGTAAAACCCACAAAGATGTTATTTATGCCATTAAAACCA
This window of the Methanobacterium sp. genome carries:
- a CDS encoding methanogenesis marker 6 protein — encoded protein: MSPDLENLDVTRMIILGPSAKINQAELVQKLHMLELPLTIKSTCYGAMVHGPEDVVMDAVEKIRKLDPYNIFTKDRGFPPGDPRRCRAKRGAAREGFHQLEKEFELLEGVSEALAKPRGVYVEKPCKIDPELLKKIIEECE
- a CDS encoding methanogenesis marker 5 protein — protein: MKVAIFPPNSLILADLVERKGHEALALQKEIRKKVIDPEIDSPPFNITEEEPIKGLKYAAIEVPSGVRGRMAIFGPLIDEADAAIIMEEAPYGFGCVGCARTNELSMYCLRKKNIPILELRYPASKEEAIEMVNTINTFLDKLEEKDG
- a CDS encoding radical SAM protein; amino-acid sequence: MRESKFAHITKVHPCFNEKMHDKVGRIHVPIAPKCNIQCNFCTRDINKCEVRPGVTSRVMTVDDAIAHVRKVTAEMPISVVGVAGPGDALFNEETFEFFKRAGEEFPDLIKCMSTNGLLLPDKADLLAELKINSVTVTVNAVDPEIGEEIYAGVFYDGKIYRGREGFEILSRNQLEGIEKVARKGIVIKVNAVLIPGLNEDHIVDIAREAKKRGASLMNVIPLIPLNKFKDYEKPGCTLISQVRDQVEEIIPVFRACSQCRADAYGVPGKKDKHLDMTPMSHY
- a CDS encoding methanogenesis marker 15 protein; the encoded protein is MVKIAQLSCGTEYSGIQKEIEKAARTFGAEIVIPEADLDYIEEAYNKFGFTAASSSIHLMIARAISLVEGKSDADAVFIATCFRCAEGALVRNEIRRFIQQNTNLPVVTYSFTERTKADELFIRMEALSTIVDRKSLLAREKQEGLTLGIDSGSTTTKVVLMENDKILGTGWVPTIDVIKSAQDGMDIAFQDTEYGLDDIDGMGVTGYGRLTIGKHFGAALIQEELSVNSKGAVYLAGRQKGEATVLDIGGMDNKVITVNDGIPDNFTMGGICAGASGRFLEITARRLGVDISELGALALKGNFKKALLNSYCIVFGIQDLVTSLAAGGSKEDVAAAACYSVAEQVYEQQLQEIDVREPVIQVGGTSLIEGLVEAVSTVLGGIEIIVPENSQHIGAVGAALLVSGLGKK
- a CDS encoding DUF2111 domain-containing protein, producing MQITPFSTGKEIAPFALAVHELVHKLPTTMRTKNSTGVRIEEGKIIDYEYTGPVLEKVLSEGRIIQEIPERGVYKGIPVIVVPIKENDEVICALGLVDITRGVFSDLMHITRRPAEIKEEPRGEFY
- a CDS encoding methanogenesis marker 17 protein; amino-acid sequence: MLVECYDPQGAEVYEMIIRQILQDVQIGRAIKDMKVFVDPREPVFIIAVKYEKITSPVTIDDFTEYKYDENENMTYIRVKDETYLPELLQKLWEIEGREKIRQPSRFEVIINDPKTELKGLAIHDPKEDLKKRIYDAIFRIIPEGFKVIRHYSKEDIIAMVCSDEIIKEEWIKKQEEMIKSLEDEV